In Populus nigra chromosome 10, ddPopNigr1.1, whole genome shotgun sequence, the following proteins share a genomic window:
- the LOC133705810 gene encoding pentatricopeptide repeat-containing protein At3g29230-like — protein sequence MIRAHARSQTPAKSIQFFNQMLLTDARPDAYTYSFLLAACTSSLSLREGQQVHSKVLTNGYYSSNVFLMSKLVNFYAAVVGGDCAALAYARKVFDDMSERNVVCWNSMLAGYMRRGNLDGARRIFYEMPERNVVSWTTMISGYAKNGKCKQALNLFDQMRKAGVELDQVVLLAALTACAELGDLKMGMWIHSYIQDTFVGSNQRVVVSLNNALIHMYASCGMIDEAYEVFRWMPERSAVSWTSLITAFAKQGYAQAVLEIFRSMQRLGTSEARPDGITFIGVLCACSHAGLVDEGRQLFKDMIQRWGIKPRIEHYGCMVDLLSRAGFLDEAQELIATMPVKPNNAVWGALLGGCRFYHNAELASLVSQKLVAEPDPDKAAGYLSLLAHVYATAEKWQDVATVRQKMVAMGVKKPAGQSWVQINEVVHDSVAGDKTHKNTSSIYEMLGKIHQASKVGRL from the coding sequence ATGATTAGGGCTCATGCTCGGAGCCAAACCCCTGCCAAATCTATTCAGTTCTTCAATCAAATGTTGCTCACCGATGCCCGCCCTGATGCCTACACCTATTCCTTTCTTTTGGCTGCTTGTACGTCTTCTTTGTCTTTGAGGGAGGGACAGCAGGTTCACTCCAAAGTCTTGACTAATGGCTATTATTCCTCAAATGTCTTTCTCATGTCCAAGTTGGTTAATTTCTATGCTGCTGTTGTTGGCGGCGATTGCGCTGCTCTAGCGTACGCACGCAAAGTGTTTGATGATATGTCTGAAAGAAATGTTGTCTGCTGGAATTCCATGCTCGCGGGGTATATGAGGCGTGGAAATCTTGACGGGGCAAGGAGGATTTTTTATGAGATGCCAGAGAGGAACGTCGTCTCGTGGACTACTATGATTTCAGGGTATGCGAAAAATGGCAAGTGCAAGCAGGCATTGAATTTGTTCGATCAAATGAGGAAAGCCGGAGTGGAATTGGACCAGGTGGTATTATTGGCAGCCTTGACAGCGTGTGCAGAACTGGGGGATTTAAAAATGGGGATGTGGATTCACTCGTATATCCAAGATACCTTTGTTGGGTCAAACCAGCGAGTGGTGGTTTCTTTGAACAATGCACTTATACACATGTATGCTAGCTGCGGTATGATTGATGAAGCTTATGAAGTATTTAGGTGGATGCCAGAGAGAAGTGCGGTTTCCTGGACAAGCTTGATCACTGCTTTTGCAAAACAGGGCTATGCGCAAGCAGTTCTTGAAATATTTCGCTCGATGCAAAGATTGGGCACTTCGGAAGCAAGGCCCGATGGCATAACCTTTATTGGGGTTCTCTGTGCGTGCAGTCATGCTGGACTTGTTGACGAGGGCCGTCAACTCTTCAAGGACATGATTCAGCGTTGGGGTATTAAGCCTAGGATTGAGCACTATGGGTGCATGGTTGATTTATTGAGTCGTGCTGGTTTCTTGGATGAGGCACAAGAACTCATTGCGACCATGCCTGTAAAACCAAATAATGCTGTTTGGGGTGCTCTCCTTGGTGGTTGCAGGTTTTATCACAATGCTGAGCTCGCTTCTCTCGTGTCTCAAAAATTGGTTGCGGAACCTGACCCTGACAAAGCTGCTGGTTATCTTTCTCTGTTGGCACATGTGTATGCGACTGCTGAAAAGTGGCAGGATGTTGCTACTGTGAGACAGAAGATGGTCGCGATGGGTGTGAAAAAGCCTGCTGGGCAAAGCTGGGTTCAAATAAATGAGGTGGTTCATGATTCTGTGGCAGGTGATAAGACTCATAAAAATACATCTTCAATTTATGAGATGCTTGGAAAGATCCACCAGGCAAGCAAAGTTGGAAGGCTATAA